From Pseudomonadota bacterium, the proteins below share one genomic window:
- a CDS encoding phosphotransferase family protein → MDINALEEAALACLVKHDRRYAGARIRASVPVAGGYSRLTRRLELAMAQGQGEEAVVLQYLPPGSTGLVRVDRQVEKALLDFLSDAQGIDAPTLIAADMGNEFFDSVAYLFRAVPGRPFVELCREAEQTSYPALNHVLAGVAAQVQSIDLASLPDALERPADWTSYLDGQIESFREAEAQSGASRPFLRYLARWLDDNRPPEAPLSLVHGDFQAGNVIAPQDATANPVLVDWELAHIGDPREDLGWFAHVCGVVPPDLLATAPEAFYSEYRLRTGLSEAVVNPATVAYFLIISCVRTHYGMMKSSDALAQSAQQAQSALAAYYLSITTYQHTNWMKSIARVEEYMRKAQ, encoded by the coding sequence ATGGACATCAACGCTCTGGAGGAGGCAGCCTTGGCCTGCCTCGTCAAGCACGACCGGCGCTACGCGGGTGCGCGCATCCGCGCTTCGGTGCCCGTTGCCGGCGGCTACAGTCGCCTCACGCGGCGTCTCGAGCTGGCGATGGCGCAGGGCCAGGGTGAGGAGGCCGTCGTGCTGCAGTATCTGCCGCCGGGGTCGACGGGGCTGGTACGCGTCGATCGGCAGGTCGAGAAGGCCTTGCTGGATTTCCTGAGCGACGCCCAGGGCATCGACGCACCTACGCTGATCGCCGCCGACATGGGGAACGAATTCTTCGACAGCGTGGCCTATCTGTTTCGAGCCGTTCCGGGGCGACCCTTCGTGGAGCTTTGTCGAGAGGCGGAGCAGACGAGCTACCCAGCATTGAACCACGTCCTCGCAGGGGTCGCTGCCCAGGTGCAGTCGATCGACCTGGCATCGCTGCCGGATGCGCTGGAGCGTCCTGCCGATTGGACGAGTTACCTCGATGGGCAGATCGAATCGTTTCGCGAGGCGGAGGCGCAATCGGGCGCCTCGCGCCCTTTCCTACGCTATCTCGCCCGTTGGCTGGATGACAATCGTCCACCCGAGGCACCTTTGTCTCTGGTTCACGGCGACTTCCAAGCAGGTAACGTCATCGCGCCACAAGATGCGACCGCAAACCCCGTGCTGGTGGACTGGGAGCTAGCGCATATTGGAGACCCACGCGAAGACCTCGGATGGTTTGCCCACGTGTGCGGCGTGGTGCCACCGGACCTCCTGGCCACGGCGCCCGAAGCCTTTTACTCGGAGTACCGGCTGCGCACGGGTCTGTCCGAAGCGGTGGTCAACCCGGCGACCGTGGCCTACTTCCTCATCATCTCCTGCGTGCGCACGCACTACGGGATGATGAAATCGTCCGACGCCCTCGCGCAGTCCGCGCAACAGGCGCAATCCGCCCTGGCCGCGTACTACCTCAGCATCACCACCTATCAGCACACCAACTGGATGAAGTCGATCGCCAGAGTCGAGGAGTACATGAGGAAAGCGCAATGA
- a CDS encoding SDR family oxidoreductase yields MLSSLNGKIILVTGAAGGIGSAICSALSDHGATVIATDREAPGELSAHACWALDASSEVAWETSADRIANDYGRLDGLVNNAATCTIGPLEQTDLALWRDVQAINVESVLLSLKTMLPPLKVAGASSGAGASVVNVSSVGGLRGAAFMAAYCASKAAITSLTKSAAHEFGALQHNIRVNSVHPGGVDTPMLESIASAYVELGIAPTYERAIDTIESRHVLGRLAQPAEIAGGVVYLCSDQASFVTGSELVIDGGFTSI; encoded by the coding sequence ATGCTAAGTAGTCTGAACGGAAAGATCATATTGGTGACCGGCGCGGCAGGCGGTATCGGCTCCGCCATCTGCTCCGCGCTGAGCGACCACGGCGCCACCGTCATCGCCACCGATCGCGAAGCACCCGGAGAGCTCTCGGCACACGCGTGCTGGGCGCTAGACGCCTCGAGCGAGGTCGCCTGGGAAACGTCGGCCGATCGTATCGCCAACGACTACGGGCGGCTGGACGGACTGGTGAACAACGCCGCGACCTGCACCATCGGCCCCCTCGAGCAGACGGATCTGGCCCTGTGGCGCGACGTGCAGGCGATCAACGTCGAGTCGGTACTGCTCAGCCTCAAGACTATGCTACCGCCGCTCAAGGTGGCGGGCGCCAGCAGTGGGGCAGGCGCGTCGGTGGTCAACGTCTCTTCCGTAGGCGGGCTGCGCGGCGCCGCGTTCATGGCCGCCTATTGCGCGAGTAAGGCGGCGATCACCAGCCTCACGAAGTCGGCGGCGCACGAGTTCGGCGCACTGCAGCACAACATTCGAGTGAACAGCGTGCACCCGGGGGGCGTGGATACCCCGATGTTGGAGTCGATTGCCAGCGCCTACGTGGAGCTAGGGATCGCACCGACCTACGAGCGGGCGATCGACACGATCGAGAGTCGGCATGTGCTGGGTCGTCTGGCGCAACCAGCGGAGATCGCGGGCGGAGTCGTTTACTTGTGCTCCGACCAGGCGAGTTTCGTCACCGGATCGGAGCTTGTCATCGACGGCGGATTCACGAGCATCTAA
- a CDS encoding helix-turn-helix domain-containing protein, which translates to MSVIENARSVRIDTASDIRACAERFRDIVEDLCHMRVAASHNIARSGTPRDQDGNLLATTVFGWKDGDSDWWKTDGLGLNSPIPMACRYESEPFWISQRGIVSRHENRFLSEIDLAKFEQRAKTHAAIVVPVHLPFGQVGAVSYNPHSPEETDLSEKFADYCEELGIYARTFIRSYINVSERTPILPIQSKLSRREVECLRWAALGKTDQEISIIIGRSRATVRFHIRNATEKLDAVNKSQAVFKATQLGYLSAKTNTAK; encoded by the coding sequence ATGTCCGTCATAGAGAACGCACGCAGTGTACGTATTGATACGGCGTCGGACATCCGTGCTTGCGCCGAGCGGTTTCGCGATATCGTCGAGGACCTGTGCCACATGCGCGTGGCGGCCTCGCACAATATCGCCAGATCAGGCACGCCGCGAGACCAGGACGGTAACTTGCTGGCGACCACCGTGTTCGGCTGGAAGGATGGTGACAGCGACTGGTGGAAGACCGACGGACTCGGTCTGAACTCGCCGATTCCCATGGCCTGCCGCTATGAGAGCGAGCCCTTTTGGATCAGCCAGCGAGGTATCGTCTCGCGCCACGAGAACCGCTTTCTGAGCGAAATCGACCTCGCCAAGTTCGAGCAGCGCGCCAAGACCCACGCCGCCATCGTGGTGCCCGTGCACCTGCCTTTCGGCCAGGTTGGCGCGGTCAGCTACAACCCTCATTCGCCCGAGGAGACGGATCTCTCCGAGAAGTTCGCCGACTACTGTGAAGAGCTCGGCATTTACGCCCGCACCTTCATTCGCAGCTACATCAACGTTTCTGAGCGCACGCCTATCCTGCCCATCCAGTCGAAGCTGAGTCGGCGCGAGGTGGAATGTCTGCGCTGGGCGGCGCTGGGCAAGACGGATCAGGAGATCAGCATCATCATCGGCCGCAGCCGAGCGACGGTTCGCTTTCACATCCGCAACGCGACGGAGAAGCTGGATGCGGTCAACAAGAGCCAGGCCGTGTTCAAGGCCACGCAGCTGGGCTATCTCTCGGCTAAGACCAATACAGCGAAGTAG
- a CDS encoding thiolase family protein, whose product MERVAIVGIGLHPFGRTPGVSGLEQGVAAAREALADAGLRWADIGVAYGGSRSSGHAAAASDRLGLTGLPFVNVYTGCATGGSALFSASNAIRAGVAKYAMAIGFDKHERGAFAPNPESNAVPPWLAESGLMVTAQFFALKLQRYMHEYGISEHCLVDVAQKAYENGARTPTAWRREAVSHAQIASSEMICDPLRKYMFCSPGEGGVAIILTSEREARRLGVQAVVLEACVLRTRRYGTFEVYDSCVPATITPPVTEDAAHAAFEAAGIGPEHIDLVQVQDTESGAEIMHLAECGFCAHGEQERLIRDGETRIDGRLPVNTDGGCLANGEPIGASGLRQVHEICMQLRGRAEGRQVGGEPKTGFTQVYGAPGLSAVTVLSV is encoded by the coding sequence ATGGAGCGGGTCGCAATCGTCGGTATAGGCCTGCACCCCTTCGGCAGGACACCAGGCGTTTCGGGCTTGGAGCAGGGCGTAGCCGCAGCCCGCGAGGCGCTGGCAGACGCAGGTCTTCGCTGGGCGGACATCGGCGTGGCCTACGGCGGATCGCGGTCCTCCGGTCACGCGGCGGCGGCCAGCGATCGGCTGGGCCTGACGGGGCTGCCCTTCGTCAACGTGTACACGGGCTGCGCGACCGGCGGAAGTGCCCTGTTTTCGGCGTCCAACGCGATCCGCGCCGGGGTGGCCAAGTACGCGATGGCCATCGGCTTCGACAAGCACGAGCGCGGCGCCTTCGCGCCCAACCCCGAGAGCAATGCCGTCCCGCCGTGGCTGGCCGAGTCTGGCCTGATGGTGACGGCGCAGTTCTTCGCGCTGAAGCTGCAGCGCTACATGCACGAGTACGGCATCAGCGAACACTGCCTGGTTGATGTAGCGCAGAAGGCCTATGAGAACGGGGCTCGCACGCCCACGGCCTGGCGTCGCGAGGCCGTCTCCCACGCGCAAATCGCCAGCTCCGAGATGATCTGCGACCCCCTGCGCAAGTACATGTTCTGCAGCCCTGGCGAAGGCGGCGTCGCCATCATCCTAACCAGCGAGCGGGAGGCGCGACGCCTCGGCGTGCAAGCCGTCGTGCTCGAGGCGTGCGTGCTACGAACGCGTCGCTACGGCACTTTCGAGGTCTACGACAGCTGCGTGCCAGCGACGATCACGCCCCCGGTAACCGAGGACGCTGCGCACGCCGCCTTCGAGGCAGCAGGGATCGGCCCCGAGCACATCGATCTAGTGCAGGTGCAAGACACGGAATCCGGGGCGGAGATCATGCACCTGGCCGAGTGCGGCTTCTGCGCGCACGGGGAGCAGGAGCGCTTGATCCGCGACGGTGAGACCCGAATCGACGGCCGCCTGCCGGTCAACACGGACGGCGGATGCCTCGCTAACGGCGAGCCGATCGGTGCCTCAGGCCTGCGCCAGGTTCATGAGATCTGCATGCAACTACGCGGCCGCGCCGAGGGGCGCCAGGTCGGCGGCGAACCGAAAACGGGCTTCACGCAGGTGTACGGAGCGCCAGGGCTGTCCGCGGTCACCGTCCTGTCGGTTTAG
- a CDS encoding OB-fold domain-containing protein — MPFIAEDIYCATRGLLGSRCQACGEVFFPKVKACANCASQDVVTHALGYEGTLWSWTVQRFPPKAPYDDGLPREQFKPFGVGLVEMAGGVKIKARVRLSSNTLRVGERLVLGTVLLRHQADGSGISTYEFSQVEIA, encoded by the coding sequence ATGCCGTTCATTGCCGAGGATATCTACTGCGCTACGCGCGGACTGCTGGGCTCGCGCTGCCAGGCCTGTGGGGAGGTGTTCTTCCCCAAGGTCAAGGCGTGCGCCAATTGCGCCTCGCAGGACGTGGTGACCCACGCCCTTGGGTATGAGGGCACCTTGTGGTCATGGACAGTGCAGCGCTTCCCGCCAAAGGCGCCTTACGACGACGGCCTACCCCGCGAGCAGTTCAAACCGTTCGGGGTTGGCCTGGTAGAGATGGCAGGGGGGGTCAAAATAAAGGCCCGCGTTCGCCTCTCATCGAACACGTTGAGGGTGGGAGAGCGTCTCGTGCTGGGGACGGTCTTGCTACGCCACCAAGCAGATGGTAGCGGCATCTCCACCTATGAGTTTAGCCAGGTGGAGATAGCATAA
- a CDS encoding NADP-dependent oxidoreductase — translation MTCNRQWLIDGNPHGRAVRTSDFRLSSSSLAPLAGEQLRIRVDYLEFTPSLKGQMENRLAYAQKTRAGEVMRGRGLGTVVESRCTQVPTGARVLGYLGWQEYATLELGEITVLPDDRFTRHHLGPLGSTGMAAYFGLFDAGRPNPGDVVLISAAAGAVGSMVGQMAKLSECRVIGVAGGPMKCRHLCDILGLHEAIDYREEDLPTRLRECAPEGVNVVFDNVGGDFLQAALGHLAVGARVVICGAISRYEAAQAPPGPSNYFNLVHKRATMQGILSVDYRERFPEAVAKIRAWLESGEFTYVEDIQQGFENIPAAFLRLFSGQNLGKQLLRLQQVS, via the coding sequence ATGACCTGTAACCGCCAGTGGTTGATCGACGGCAACCCGCACGGCCGTGCGGTGCGTACGAGCGACTTTCGCCTGAGCAGCAGCTCCCTCGCCCCCCTGGCAGGCGAACAGCTACGAATCCGCGTCGACTACCTGGAGTTCACCCCATCCCTTAAGGGCCAGATGGAGAACCGTCTCGCCTACGCTCAGAAGACGCGGGCGGGCGAGGTGATGCGCGGTCGCGGTCTCGGCACGGTCGTCGAGAGCCGCTGCACGCAGGTACCCACTGGGGCGAGAGTACTGGGCTATCTCGGGTGGCAGGAGTACGCCACGCTGGAGCTCGGCGAGATCACCGTGCTGCCGGACGATCGCTTCACCCGCCACCACCTCGGGCCCCTCGGCTCCACGGGCATGGCTGCCTATTTCGGGTTGTTCGATGCGGGTAGACCAAACCCGGGCGACGTGGTGTTGATCTCTGCGGCGGCCGGCGCGGTCGGCTCCATGGTGGGGCAGATGGCGAAGCTCAGTGAGTGTCGTGTGATCGGCGTGGCAGGCGGGCCCATGAAGTGCCGCCACCTCTGCGATATCTTAGGTTTGCACGAGGCGATCGACTACCGGGAGGAGGATCTGCCGACGCGTTTGCGCGAGTGTGCACCCGAGGGCGTCAACGTCGTATTCGACAACGTGGGCGGTGACTTTCTCCAAGCCGCTCTGGGGCACCTGGCGGTGGGGGCGCGGGTGGTGATCTGCGGCGCCATCTCGCGCTACGAGGCGGCGCAGGCGCCACCCGGTCCGAGCAACTATTTCAACCTCGTGCACAAGCGAGCGACGATGCAGGGCATCCTGTCCGTCGACTATCGCGAGCGCTTCCCCGAAGCCGTGGCCAAGATCCGCGCCTGGCTGGAGAGCGGTGAGTTCACCTACGTCGAGGACATCCAGCAGGGTTTTGAGAACATTCCCGCCGCGTTCCTGCGCTTGTTTTCGGGGCAAAATCTCGGCAAGCAGCTGCTGCGTCTCCAACAGGTGTCCTAG
- a CDS encoding aromatic ring-hydroxylating dioxygenase subunit alpha produces the protein MEDERKGRPEQTYEQIVGPDETGVPDFLAHAATPDVGTDPIDVERYWSPSFREKERQHLWTRTWQLACLVDDIPEAGDCFLYEIGERSLIIANTHEGIRAFYNSCLHRGRRLITGSCTKTKFVCPFHAIAWSLEGKLVHNPLAWDLPQWDETNANLPQARVAVWACFVFINMDDAATDFETVAAPLIEHLAPFGWNERYRAWWYEKRVRGNWKTVQESFMESHHSNTVHPQLLPSIADINSQYDFLNAYVSRHISAAATSSPSLQPTPNEHQKLRLMRDRGDRRVDELDLASLPERFRARTFLGQRMRETYARDHNTDMSHASDAEVLDYLLYTVFPNTAIWAGYGPKLVYRWRPTPGDPEQSIMDIMWMEPVPEGQPKPPPSPKTVVDFDEDMQSQAFGSSSLRLILDQDFANIPEVQRGMKSAKSGHVHFGHYTEARLRYYQRLVDRFIDTGERGAPTPDVELPV, from the coding sequence ATGGAAGACGAGCGCAAGGGCAGGCCGGAGCAGACCTACGAACAGATCGTGGGGCCGGATGAGACAGGCGTGCCCGATTTCCTGGCGCACGCGGCGACTCCCGACGTGGGCACGGATCCGATCGACGTCGAGCGCTACTGGAGCCCCAGCTTCCGCGAGAAAGAACGTCAGCACCTGTGGACCCGCACCTGGCAGCTCGCTTGCCTTGTGGACGACATCCCCGAGGCGGGCGATTGCTTTCTCTACGAGATCGGCGAGCGCTCCCTGATCATCGCGAACACCCACGAGGGCATTCGGGCGTTCTACAACAGCTGTCTGCACCGCGGCCGGCGACTGATCACCGGAAGCTGCACCAAGACCAAATTCGTCTGCCCTTTCCACGCCATCGCCTGGTCCCTCGAAGGCAAGCTGGTCCACAACCCTCTCGCCTGGGATCTGCCCCAGTGGGATGAGACAAACGCGAACCTGCCCCAGGCCCGGGTGGCCGTGTGGGCGTGCTTCGTGTTCATCAACATGGATGATGCTGCCACGGACTTCGAGACCGTCGCGGCACCGCTCATCGAGCACCTGGCGCCCTTTGGCTGGAACGAGCGCTATCGCGCCTGGTGGTACGAGAAGCGCGTGCGTGGCAACTGGAAGACCGTGCAAGAGTCCTTCATGGAGAGCCACCACTCGAATACGGTCCACCCGCAGCTATTGCCCTCGATCGCTGACATTAACTCCCAATACGACTTCCTCAACGCCTACGTCTCGCGCCATATCTCCGCGGCCGCGACATCCTCACCTTCGCTCCAGCCAACGCCGAACGAGCACCAGAAGCTGCGCCTCATGCGAGATCGCGGCGATCGTCGCGTGGACGAACTCGACCTCGCCTCGCTGCCCGAGCGCTTCCGCGCCCGTACCTTCCTCGGCCAACGCATGCGCGAGACCTACGCGCGCGATCACAACACGGACATGAGCCACGCGTCCGACGCCGAAGTGCTCGACTACCTGCTTTACACGGTCTTCCCGAACACGGCCATCTGGGCGGGCTACGGGCCCAAGCTCGTCTACCGCTGGCGACCTACGCCAGGCGACCCAGAGCAGTCGATCATGGACATCATGTGGATGGAGCCGGTGCCGGAGGGCCAACCCAAGCCGCCACCGAGCCCAAAGACGGTGGTGGACTTCGACGAGGACATGCAGAGCCAGGCCTTCGGTTCTTCATCACTTAGGCTGATCCTGGATCAGGACTTCGCCAACATCCCCGAGGTGCAGCGGGGCATGAAGTCCGCGAAGTCCGGCCATGTGCACTTCGGGCACTACACGGAGGCGCGCCTTCGTTACTACCAGAGGCTCGTCGATCGATTCATCGACACGGGCGAGCGGGGAGCCCCCACGCCGGATGTGGAGTTGCCGGTCTAG
- a CDS encoding long-chain-fatty-acid--CoA ligase, which translates to MRCARGSLSVAGAASSALTLGDIVRLQAAQHPSKVALEFEGRGVSYGALEERTNRVARGLAALGIAPEDRVCYLGHNTLCYFELLLGASKLGAVTVPLNWRLATPELCAIFEDTQAHVIFVSDGLAARAQEVRAHLGDSRVTLIETSHYEDWLALHDGGEFTSDAPGADHAVLQLYTSGTTGRAKGACLSNRALLAARARDASADSPDWNRWYASDVSLIAMPCFHVAGTSFALNTLYAGATGVIVQHFRAEQQVELMLAHGITKHFVVPSALRMVLEEARARQLTFPALKFIAYGASPIPFDLMQECIDVFGCGFVQKYGMTETSGTCVALGPEDHTLPANPRMKSVGKPLAGVEVRIVDTNGAWLAPKCSGEIVVRSPSNMTGYWRDDRATRDAYLLGGWLRSGDIGYLDEDGYLFVQDRLKDMIVSGGENVYCAEVEAALRENPAVADVAVIGVPDATWGEAVKAFVVLNDDHTADVRGILAHCRERLAGYKTPKSVDFLDVLPRNAAGKILKHTLRAPYWVGHERAVN; encoded by the coding sequence ATGCGGTGCGCGAGGGGCAGTCTGAGCGTGGCGGGCGCCGCGTCGAGTGCGCTTACGCTTGGGGACATCGTTCGCCTGCAAGCTGCGCAACACCCGTCAAAGGTGGCCTTGGAGTTCGAGGGACGAGGCGTTTCCTACGGCGCCCTCGAGGAGCGCACCAACCGCGTGGCGCGCGGTCTCGCAGCGCTCGGCATCGCGCCCGAGGACCGCGTCTGCTACCTCGGACACAACACGCTGTGCTACTTCGAACTCCTGCTCGGCGCGTCGAAGCTCGGCGCCGTGACGGTACCCCTGAACTGGCGCCTCGCGACGCCGGAGTTGTGCGCGATCTTCGAGGACACACAGGCGCACGTCATCTTCGTCAGCGATGGCCTCGCGGCTAGGGCGCAAGAGGTGCGAGCGCACCTCGGTGATTCGCGTGTCACCCTGATCGAGACGTCGCACTACGAAGACTGGCTTGCCCTCCACGACGGTGGTGAGTTCACCAGCGATGCGCCTGGCGCTGACCACGCCGTACTCCAGCTCTACACCTCGGGCACCACCGGCAGGGCCAAGGGCGCGTGTCTCTCCAATCGGGCACTGCTTGCCGCGCGAGCGCGCGACGCGAGTGCGGACAGCCCGGATTGGAATCGTTGGTATGCAAGCGACGTCAGCCTGATCGCCATGCCGTGCTTCCACGTGGCCGGCACCAGCTTCGCCCTGAACACGCTATACGCTGGGGCGACTGGCGTCATCGTGCAGCACTTCAGGGCGGAACAGCAGGTTGAGCTGATGCTCGCCCACGGCATCACCAAGCACTTCGTGGTGCCCTCGGCCCTGCGCATGGTGCTCGAGGAGGCGCGCGCTCGCCAGCTCACCTTCCCCGCCCTCAAGTTCATCGCCTACGGGGCCTCGCCCATCCCCTTCGATCTCATGCAAGAGTGCATCGATGTGTTCGGTTGCGGCTTTGTTCAGAAGTACGGCATGACCGAGACCAGCGGCACCTGCGTGGCCCTGGGCCCGGAGGATCACACCCTGCCAGCGAACCCGCGGATGAAGTCCGTCGGCAAACCGCTCGCCGGCGTAGAGGTGCGAATCGTGGACACCAATGGTGCGTGGCTGGCACCGAAGTGCAGCGGTGAGATCGTGGTCCGCAGTCCGAGCAACATGACCGGTTACTGGCGCGACGACAGGGCTACTCGCGATGCCTACCTCCTCGGTGGCTGGCTGCGTAGCGGTGACATCGGTTACTTGGACGAGGATGGCTATCTTTTCGTCCAGGATCGCCTAAAGGATATGATCGTCTCCGGCGGCGAGAACGTGTACTGCGCCGAAGTGGAAGCGGCGCTTCGGGAAAACCCCGCCGTCGCGGACGTCGCCGTCATCGGCGTGCCCGACGCCACGTGGGGCGAGGCGGTGAAGGCCTTTGTCGTGCTCAACGACGACCACACCGCTGACGTACGAGGCATTCTGGCTCACTGCCGCGAGCGCCTCGCGGGCTACAAGACTCCTAAGAGTGTCGATTTTCTCGACGTCCTGCCGCGCAATGCCGCCGGGAAGATCCTCAAGCACACCTTGCGTGCGCCGTACTGGGTCGGCCACGAGCGCGCCGTGAACTGA
- a CDS encoding NADP-dependent oxidoreductase, giving the protein MHYDNQTWILRRRPVGQLRSSDLELVNGTIEHVPAGECLIKTRYLAMDPATRGWMGESGGYMDPLPLDGPVFGVTVGEVIVSKDPQVTPGTVVMGLGAWGRYSVGPIVPGTLGELGVFSPTQASDEQQIHQCLHALGTSGATAWYGLLDVARMQPGDKVFVSAAGGSVGSLVVQIAKLRGAAKVVGCASSAHRCEQIVAQYGADACIDYRHSPDLRGALAREFPDGIDVYFDNVGGEVLEAVLDTLAPGARIAACGMISQYNDAKGQGAPIRNLWNLLVREATMTGFLVSSYFGTDACGRAFAQLAKWLQEGQLRAIVDERDLFHDITRAYNLLFSGEKFGRLIVRVPD; this is encoded by the coding sequence ATGCACTACGATAACCAGACCTGGATCCTCCGTCGTCGCCCCGTCGGCCAGCTACGCAGCTCCGACCTCGAACTGGTGAACGGCACCATCGAGCACGTGCCGGCGGGCGAGTGCCTGATCAAGACCCGCTACCTCGCGATGGACCCCGCAACGCGCGGTTGGATGGGTGAGTCGGGCGGGTACATGGATCCCTTGCCGCTGGACGGCCCAGTATTTGGCGTCACTGTGGGGGAGGTGATCGTCTCCAAGGACCCGCAGGTGACGCCGGGCACGGTGGTCATGGGCCTTGGTGCCTGGGGCAGGTATTCAGTGGGGCCAATCGTGCCCGGTACGCTGGGTGAGCTCGGCGTGTTCTCGCCAACGCAGGCAAGTGACGAGCAGCAGATTCACCAGTGCCTGCACGCTCTGGGCACCAGCGGTGCCACCGCGTGGTACGGCCTACTCGATGTGGCCAGGATGCAGCCTGGCGATAAGGTCTTCGTCAGCGCCGCCGGCGGCAGCGTGGGCTCCTTGGTGGTGCAGATCGCCAAGCTGCGTGGGGCCGCCAAGGTGGTGGGCTGTGCGAGCAGCGCGCATAGGTGCGAGCAGATCGTCGCGCAGTACGGTGCCGACGCCTGCATCGACTATCGCCATTCGCCGGATCTGCGTGGCGCGCTCGCCCGCGAGTTCCCCGACGGCATCGATGTCTACTTTGACAACGTCGGCGGTGAGGTGCTCGAGGCCGTGTTGGATACGCTTGCACCCGGCGCGCGCATCGCTGCCTGCGGCATGATATCCCAGTACAACGATGCGAAAGGACAGGGCGCGCCGATCCGAAACCTATGGAATTTATTGGTGCGCGAGGCGACGATGACGGGCTTTTTGGTCTCCTCCTACTTCGGCACGGACGCCTGTGGCCGGGCGTTCGCCCAGTTGGCCAAGTGGTTGCAAGAGGGTCAGCTGCGGGCGATCGTGGACGAACGCGACCTATTCCACGATATCACCCGTGCCTACAATCTGCTGTTCAGCGGTGAGAAGTTCGGCCGGCTGATCGTGCGCGTGCCCGACTGA